The Schistocerca gregaria isolate iqSchGreg1 chromosome 1, iqSchGreg1.2, whole genome shotgun sequence genome includes a window with the following:
- the LOC126284580 gene encoding uncharacterized protein LOC126284580 — protein MAARFDVMDGMDHFHLNRDRNRVRVIVERGNPFEDYGDRKFEERFRLSKETVRWLLNQINDSNVHRTTAQRIISNVSDIIASISPHFIKFPRREEVCSVMYGFCQLDRFPGVLGTLSPGGHNAELFCNRKSYFSFNCQSISDHNLLIRDIVV, from the exons ATGGCGGCGCGTTTTGATGTTATGGACGGCATGGACCATTTCCATTTAAATCGTGACCGAAACCGTGTTAGAGTGATTGTGGAAAGGGGAAACCCTTTTGAAGATTATGGTGACAGGAAGTTTGAAGAGAGATTtcgtctgtcaaaagaaacagtgCGGTGGTTATTAAACCAAATTAATGAtag TAATGTACATCGTACAACAGCACAACGAATCATCAGTAATGTATCAGACATCATAGCATCAATCTCTCCACACTTTATAAAATTTCCTAGAAGAGAAGAAGTGTGCTCTGTGATGTATGGTTTTTGTCAATTGGACCGATTTCCTGGCGTTCTTGGTACCTTGTCTCCTGGAGGGCATAATGCAGAACTTTTCTGCAATAGGAAATCATATTTTTCGTTTAACTGTCAATCCATTAGTGATCACAATTTGTTAATAAGAGATATTGTCGTTTGA